CCGGCCGCCGCAGGTCGATCTCGTATCGCAGGACGAAGGCCGTGCCCGCCTGCGTCTCCAGGCTTCGGGCGGCCTGGCGGGACTGGCTGTGTTCCGCGACGGGATGCGGATATCCCGGACGTCGCTCACGGGCGACCGCGCAGAGCTGGAGATCGAGCTGCCGGCGCTGCCCGAGACGCGCTGGTTCGCCGTTCAGGCGACCGATCGGAAGGGCCTGTCGAGCCGGACCATCACGCTGCCCCGGCCGGCCGCTCCGGCGCGTCCCGTGGCGGCGGCCGTGGACGGACCGGCTGCCGGCCGCCTCTTCGTGCTGGCGGTCGGCACCGACCGTTTCGACGATCCGGGCATCTCGCCGCTCCGCTTCGCCGTTGCCGACGCGCAGGCCTTCGCGGCGGCCTTTGCCGAACCCGGGCGCTACGGCGACGTCGCGACGGAGGTGCTGGCCGACGAACCCGACCTGGCGACCGCGCTCGCCGCGCGGCTCGACGCCATCGCCGCGCGCATGAGGCCCGAGGACACGCTGTTCCTGCACGTCGCCGGCCACGGCCTGACCGACGCCAACGGCCGGCTGCACCTCGCGCATCGCCGGACGCGTCTCGCCGACCTGTCGTCGACGGCGATCGCCTTCGACGCGCTCGCCGGCCGGCTGGCGGCGCTGCCCGGCCGGGTGATGGTGTTCCTCGACGCCTGCCACTCGGGCGCGGCGGGTGCGCCGAGCAACGACGACGCGGTCGATGCGCTGCTGCGTAAGGACCGGCCGATCGGCGTGCTCGCCGCCTCGAAGGGCCGCCAGTTCAGCTACGAGAGCGCCGGCCTTCGCGGCGGCGCCTTCACCGGCGCCGTGGTCGCCGCCCTCCGCAGCCCCAACACCGACCTCGACGGCAACGGCGTCGTCGAACTGGACGAGCTCTACGCGCAGGTGAAGGCCGAGGTGGTGCGGGCCACCGACGCCAAGCAGACGCCGTGGATCGCCCAGTCGGGCTTCGTGGGGCCTGTGCCGCTGTATTGAGGGGGGGCGGGCGACTTGTTGGAGCGGCGTTCCGCGGCTATATATCCGGATAGACAGGAGGCCGATCATGGGCAAGGCTTCTCAGAAGCGGGCGATCCAGAATTACCGCGCCGCCTCGCGCAGCGCGGGGTGCGCCGGTTCGAAGTGACGGCGCTCGACGGTGACCGCGACCTGATCCGCTCCCTGGCGCGACACCTGACCGAGGATGGACCGGAAGCCGACGAGGCGCGCAGGGCGGTGAAGGCCCTGGTGTCCGGCGAGCCGCCCCGACCAGGCGGCATCCTCGCGGCGCTGCGCCGCTCGCCGCTCGTCGGCGCCGACCTCGACCTGACGCGCGCGCGCGAGGAGGGACGCGAGGTCGATCTTTGACGCGCTATCTGCCGGACACCAACATCATCAGCAACGTGGTCAAGCCGCAACCGTCACCCTTCCTTCTCGAATGGATGGCCGCGCGGCAGGACGCCGACCTCTTCATCGCCTCGCTGACGGTGGCCGAGATCAGACGCGGCATACTCGACCTGCCGCACGGGCGCAGGAGGGACGCGCTCGATGCCTGGTTCTCCGGCCCGGACGGTCCGCAGGCGCTGTTTTCGGGACGCATCCTCTCCTTCGACGAGGGGGCCGCCCTGGCGTGGGCAGGCCTCATGGCCGAAGGAAGGGCCAGCGGACGCCCGCGCAGCGCACTCGACATGGTTCTGGCCGCGACCGCGCAGGCGAACGGGTGCCTGATGGTGACGGACAACGAGCGGGACTTCGCGGGCCTTCCGATCGTCAATCCGCTTCGCCCGGAGGGGTGAGGCGGGCGACGGAACGAGGTGCGCCGGCACCCCGTCGCGCTCTGTCATCGGGTCGTAACACGGCATGACTAGGCGGGGCCGGAGTTTCCCGGTTCCAAGGAGCATGCGATGAAGACGATCCTGAAGGCTTTCGTGGCGGGCGTGGCCCTGCTGGGCGCGGCGACGGGCGCGTCGGCGGTCGAGGGCAGCCTGACCCTCTACACCAGCCAGCCGAACAACGATGCCCAGCAGACGGTCGACGCCTTCATGGCCAAGCACCCCGGCGTGACGGTGACCTTCGTGCGCGACGGCACGACGAAGCTGATGGCCCGCCTGCAGGCCGAACTCGATGCCGGCGCCTCGCCGGCCGACCTGCTTCTGATCGCCGACAGCGTGACCATGGAGGACATGGCGAAGGCCGGCCGGCTGATGGCCTATCCGGACGCCGACGTCGCGGCCTACGATCCGACGATCCAGGATCCGGAGCGGATGTGGTTCCCCACCAAGCTGATCACCACCGGCATCGTCTACAACACCGCCGCGCCGATGAAGCCCACGTCGTGGAACGATCTCCTGAAGGAGGAGGCCAGGGGCCAGGTGGCGATGCCGTCGCCGCTGACCTCGGGCGCGGCGCTGATCCACACGCAGGCGCTCGTGGCCAACCTGGCGGAGGGCTGGGACTACTACAAGCAGCTGGCCGAGAACGGCGCGCAGGCGTCGGGCGGCAATGGCGGCGTGCTGCAGGCCGTCGCGGGCGGCGAGAAGCTCTACGGCATGATCGTCGAGTTCATGCCGATCCGCGAGAAGGCGAAAGGCGCGCCGGTGGAATTCGTCTTCCCGACCGAGGGCGTCTCGGCGATTTCCGAGCCGGTCGCGATCATGGCCGGAACGAAGAACGCGGAGGCCGCCAAGGCCTTCGTCGACTTCCTGATCTCGCGCGAGGGCCAGGAGATGGCCGCCGCCCAGGGCTACATGCCCGCCCATCCGGACGTCGCCGTGCCCGCCGGCTTCCCCGCCCGGGCCGACGTGGCGATCCTGCCGCTCGATCCGGCGAAGGCGCTGGAATCGGCCGAGGCCGACAAGGCGACCTTCGCCGGCCTGTTCGGCCAGAACTGACCGCGCCCCGCGACGGCGCGCGACGCGCGTGACGACCCGTCTCTTCGCATCGCGACGCCGTCCGGGGCAGGGCGGCGCGCTCATCTGGTCCGACCGCGAGGGCGGCCCGATGTCCGCCCTCGTCGTCGCGGCCGTGCTGGTCTTCTGCCTCCTGCCGGTGGTCCAGCTGGTGCTGGCCGCCGGCAGCGTCCTGGTCTCCGATCCGGCGGCCGCGATCGGCCTGCTCACCGGGGCGCCGGTGATGCGCGCGACGGGAAACAGCCTGATCGTCGCGGCCGGCTCGACGCTGCTGGCGCTGGCGCTGGGCGGGGCCGTCGCGCTGGTGCTGGCGACGATGGCGCTGCCGACCCGGCGCGCGCTGGCCTTTCTGTTCGTGCTCTCGCTGATGGTATCGCCGCAGGTCTCGGCGCTCGCCTTCAAGACGCTGGCCGGTCCCTCTTCGCCGATCCTCGGCGCGCTGGGGCTCGCCCCGCCGCCCGGCACCGCCAACCCGATGCTGGGCTTTGGCGGCATCATCCTGGTGATGGGGCTGCACCACGCGCCGCTCGTCGCCATCGTGCTCGCGTCGGGCCTCGTGCGCGTGCCGATGGCGCTGGTCGAAGCCGCTCGGCTCGATGGCGCCCGACCGCCCGCCATCGTCGCAGAGGTCGTCCTGCCGGTGATCCGGCCGCACGTGCTGTCGGCCGTGCTGCTTGCCTTCGTGGCGGGCGTCGGCAATTTCGGCATTCCGGCGCTGCTCGGACTGCCGGTCGGCGTGACGACTTTGCCCACCATGGTCTACCGGCAACTCGCGAGCTTCGGCCGCGGCGCCATCGACGACGCCGCACTGGTCTCGCTGCTGATCGCGCTGATCGCGGGCGTGGCCGTCCTCGCCTCCACATGGGCGACCACGCGCCGCGGTGTGCGCACCGACATGGAGCGCGGGCTCGAACCCTTCGTCCACCGCCGCGTGGCCACGCTTTGCGCCGCGGTGCTGCTGTGGCTGGTCCTTGCCGCGACGATCCTGCTGCCGCTGGCGTCGCTCGCCGCGAAGTCGCTGGTGCCGGCCTATGGCGTGGCGCTGCGCTGGGACACGCTGACCTTCGCGCAATACACCCGGACGATGTGGGACCAGACGCTGATCCGGCGCGCCTTCGTCAATTCGCTGACCTATGCCGGCGGGGCGGCTCTGCTTCTGGCGGCGCTGTCGCTGCTGGCCGCCTACGCGCTCGACCGGCGGCTGGCCTTCGCGCGCATGGCGATCCTGCCGGTGGTGGAGATGCCCTACGCGCTGCCGGGCGTCGTCGTGGCCATCGCCTGCATCCTGCTCTTCGTCCATCCGCTGCCCGTCGTCGGCCTCTCGATCTACGGCACCGGCTTCATCATCGTCTTCGCCTATCTCGCCTCCTTCCTTGCGGTGGCGCTGAAGCCGGTGCTGGCGGCCGTCTCGTCGCTGGAGCGCGACGTCGAGGAGGCGGCGCTGATCGACGGCGCCGGCCTCGGCAGGCGGCTCGCCACGATCATCCTGCCGATCATGCTTCCGGCGGTGGTGGCGGGCGGCCTGATGGCCTTCCTGCTCGCCTTCAACGAACTCACCATCTCGGCGCTGCTCTGGTCGGCCGGCACGGAGACGCTGGGCGTGGCGCTCCTCAACCTCGAGGATGCCGGGCTCGGCGCCGAAGCCGCGGCCCTCGCCACCGTGGCGACGGCGATCGTCGCCGCGCTCATGCTGGCGCTCGAGGCGATGGGCCGCCGGTTCCCGGACGACGCGCTGCCCTGGCGGCAGCTGTGCGGCGGGGGCCGGTAGGGGAGAGACCGGGGCGGCGGTCCACTGTCGAACCGACACCGCGGCGAGAGCGAGGGCGGTGCGCCCCGTGCGATGCGCCCGTGCCGCGCGTGCCCGACGCGCCGCGGCTGACCGATCATTTTTCCGCTTCGGGGTTGAACGGCGGGGCCGCGCGCACGATCTACCGCCCGCGGACCGGGCCCCTCTGGCGATGGAACTCCATCGTGATGTCGGACCGCATCGAGTTCTCTCGGTGCCGTGCCCGGTTCCTTTTCCAGACAGACGGGCGTGTCGCCGACGCAACCATGCAAGAAGGGTCGTGTCGTGGAAATCCTGCTCGTACTGTTTCTCGGGAAGCCGCTGTGGATGTGGCTGCTCTTCCTCGGTCTCGTCATGGCGCTGCTGGCCTTCGATCTCGGCGTCCTGCACAAGGACGACCACGAGATCGGCGTGGCGGAGAGCCTGCGGCTCTCGGCGATGTACATCGTGCTCGGGCTGTCGTTCTCGGCCTTCATCTGGTGGCAGATGGATGCGACGGCGACGGCGCAGTATCTCACCGCCTTCGTGGTCGAGAAGACGCTGGCGATGGACAACATCTTCGTGATCGCGCTGATCTTCAGCTTCTTCGCCATCCCGCGCGAATACCAGCACCGGGTGCTGTTCTGGGGCATCCTCGGCGTGATCGTGCTGCGCGGCATCATGATCGGCCTCGGCGCCACGATCGTCGACCAGTACCACTGGGTGCTCTATCTCTTCGCCGCCTTCCTGATCTTCACCGGCATCAAGATGCTGTTCGTGGCCGACAAGGAGCACAAGATCGAGGAGAACGGCCTCATCCGCTTCCTGAAGCGGCGACTGCGCGTCACCGAGGATCTGCATGGCCACGACTTCTTCGTGAAGAAGCCGGATCCCGCGACCGGTCGGCTTGTGCGCTACGCGACTCCGCTTTTCCTGGCGCTGATCTTGATCGAGATCGCCGACCTGGTTTTCGCGGTCGATTCGGTGCCGGCCGTCTTCACCATCACCACCGACCCCTACATCGTCTACACCTCCAACATCTTCGCCATCCTCGGCCTGCGCGCGCTCTACTTCGCGCTGGCGGCGATCCTGCATCGCTTCGCCTACCTGAAATATGCGCTGTCGGTGCTGCTGGTCTTCATCGGCTCCAAGATCTTCGTCGCCGACCTGATGGGCTGGGAGAAGTTCCCGCCGGAATGGTCGCTCGGCATCACCTTCGCGATCCTCGGCGCCGGCGTCGCCTTCTCCCTGTGGAAGACCGGCGCAGCGATGCCGGTCGAAGCGCAGCCGGAGCCGGCCGCGCCCGTTCATGGCCACGGCAAGGTCCTGACCGCGGCCGAAGAGGGCCGTGGCCGGCCCTGACCGGCCGAGCTCCGGCGGCCCGCCGGGGTCCGAAGCATTAGACGGCGGAGGCGGAGCCTCGTGACGGTGCGCGACGGGGTCGAGGGAGTGAAGGCGCCGGATCGCTGGTCGGCCGATGACGCCCGAGCGCGCGTGCCGGCATTCGTCGGCAGGACCTTCCTGTGGCCGGGTACAGTCCGGCTGCACCGCGCCGCGCTCGGTCCCGACGTCGTGCGGACACCGGCGAACGTCTTCCTTTCGCCCGTCCTCGTGCTCGTCCGGCTGACGGGATGGACATGTGCGGCCCTGCGGTTCGAACGGGCGGCCGGCTGGCTCAGGAGCCGCCGCATCCTGCTCCGGACAGACGTCTCGGCCCGGCTCGAGACGGCGATCCTGCAGAACCTGCTGGGCATCGGAACGTCGCAGCACGCCGTCGACATACGGAGGCATGGCCTCGCACCGGCGATCCTCGCGGCGCCGGAACTCGCCGCGACCTTCGATGGCCTGCCGGAACCGCAGGAGGCCCGGTTGCGCGCCGACCGCATCGCCGAAGCGATCGCGGAGTACAGCGGGACCCGTTCGGCTGTCGCGGAACTGACGACGGCCCTGCTCACGCTGATCGCCGGCGCGGCGCTGTTCCATGCGCTGACGCCCGGCATGATCTCGATCGCGCCCGGCGTCGCGGAGGCGCTGGCGCGCAGCACCGCCGTCGCCGCCTTCCCGCTCGGCGAGATGCTCGGCGGCCTGTGGTACGGCGTCTTCCCAGCCAGGACGGACCCCTGGCTGGTCGCGGCAAGCCTGGCCTGCCTGATGTCGCTCGGGGCCCTGGTCACCACCTTCGCCGGCCTGCTGGCCGATCCGCTCCAGGCCCTGCTCGGCATTCATCGCCGCCGCCTGCTGCGCCTGATCGACACCGTGGAGGCGGAACTGTGCGGTGCGGGTGGCAGGCCTTTCGTCGCCCGGGAGCACTTCATGGCGCGCGTCTTCGACCTGTGGGATGCCGCCCTGTCGCTGGTGAAGGCGCTCAAGGGCTGACTCCGTCACGGCCCGGCTCCGGCAGGTCTTCCGCCGCACGCCGGACGTTGCCCGCCGGGCGCGGATCGCCTAAGAGCAGGCGCGAGGGCGCCGGCCGGAACGGCCGGCGGAGAGGGACTGGTCCGTCCGCGACACGGCCGGGACGCGCCCGCCCGCCGCCTCGTCCTGCGGACGTCGCGGCGTTGCCCCGACGAACACGGACGGAGACCGTCGATGAAGTCCATGGAACTGCTCGTCGAGCGGCTGATCCTCTCGGCCCGCTGGATCCTCGTCGTCTTCTACGTGGGGCTGGCGGTGGCGCTCGGCATCTATGCCGTGTCGTTCCTCTACAAGCTCTCGAAGGTGGCATTGGAGGTCTTCGTCCTCGACGAGGCGGAGATGATCCTCGCGATGCTCGGACTGATCGATGCGGCGCTGGTGGCGAGCCTGATCGTCATGGTCATGATCTCGGGCTACGAAAACTTCGTCAGCCGTTTCGACGGCGCCGAGAACGGGGAGATCTCGTGGCTGGGCAAGCTGGACGCGGGCAGCCTCAAGATCAAGGTGGCCTCCTCGATCGTCGCGATCTCCTCGATCCACCTGCTCCAGATATTCCTCAACACCCAGCAGTACACGACGGCGCAGCTGATGTGGGCGACCCTGATGCACCTCGCCTTCGTGGCGTCCGCCCTGCTGCTCGGGTTCCTCGAGCAGATCATGAACAGGCTGAAGGGCTGAGCGCGAGGAGAGCGGCGGCAGTGCCGCCGTCGCCCTGCCGTCCGGCGTCGGCCGTCCGCGCCCGCCCTCTGCAGAGCGCAACGCCGTCGCAGGAGACCGACCCGCCGTGCCACGCCTGACCTCCGATTTCTTCGTCTCGGCGCTGACGCGCCGTGTGTTCAATGCCGGCGGGTTCGCGGCGGTGATGCGCAAGGGCGCGGCGGAGGCGGGGGCGGTGTTCCTGGTGTTTCGCGGGCGCGACGGGACGTCCCGGCTGGTCGGGCCGGCGCCGCAGACGGACTACGCAGAGGAGGGCGGCTCGGGCAGGCGATTCTCGGTCGTGGCCGAAGGCCTCGACGACGAGGCGCTGGCGGGGCGCATCGAGCGCGAGGCGCGGTTCGACGGCGACGTCTGGTTCGTGGAACTGGACACCGCGACGCCGGCGGGGGAACTGGTGGAGCTGGTGGCGGACTGAGCGCGGCCCCTGGGCCGGGGCCGAGCAACCGTGCCCGGAACAGACGCGATGCATGCCCCGGCGCGCACCTGGAGAACTCCCGGCACGACGATCCCGTCCCTGCGCTTGCCCTGATCCTCCCGCCGCTGCGCGGCGGCAGGCAGCACCCTCACCGTCACGATTCGCCTGCCGTTCTTCGGACCCCCTGCCCGGGGAAGAGGGTGGGCGCGGAGATCGCGGACGGGCCTAGGATGCCCGGACGTCGCCGCGGGGCGGCAGCGGGTGGACGGAGGCCTGGCCGCCGGCGCGGACCGGAGTGGAGCGGGGCGACAGACGGTCGGTGCGCCAGGCGAGCACGATGCCGGTGGCCGCAGCCGCCGGGAAGGCGCGGTAGCGTTCGAGGAAGAGGCGGATCGCGCTGGTGCGCGAGAAGCGTTCCGGGCAGGCCGCGCAGACGAGCAGGAAGGCCTCCTCCTCCGACAGGTCGATGTGGCGGAAGGCGGCGATCAGGTCGTCATAGCTGCGCGAGGCGGCGATCGACCGCGCCGTTTCGGCGCCGATGCCGAGTGCCTGCGCCAGAGCGTCGCGAAAGGCCAGCGCGCTGCCCGAGAGCAGCGTCGCCTTCAGCCGCTGGTAGTCGTCCTCGTGCGCCAGCCTCTCGGCGGAGCGGGGCGTCGACGTCCGGCGCGGCCGCTGGCCGGCCATGATCGCGCGCAGCTCGCGTCGCACCGCCTCCGCCGCGTCGCGGACGGCCTCCGGCAGCAGGCTCGCGGCCGAACCCGGAGCGGATCCGGTCCCCGCCTGATCGAGCAGGCCAAGGACAGGGGATTCCCCGGCGGAGGCTGCGACGGACGCCGCGGGCGCTGCCGCGGCGGCGGGCATCGCGGGAGGGGCGGCCGGAGTTGCGGGACGGGCGACGGTGGCGGCCGGGGCGGCCTGCCCCCGGGCGGCAGCCGGGGCCGCGGGCACCGCGGCGGGGGGCATGGCCGGGCGGGCGGGACGCACGGCGGCAGGCGTGCCGGGTGCCGCGGGGGAGGGGGGTGCGACGGATTCGTTGCGTGCGGCCTCGTCCTGCCCGGCGGCGCGCACCAGCGCATGGACCAGAGCGGCGATCGCCGGATGCAGGTCGCCGCGGCGGGCGATCACGCGGGCATGCGCGGCGCCCCTGGTCCCGATGATCCGCACGAGATCGGCATTGGACAGGAGCGGCGACCGGATCAGGAGCGGCGCGCAGATCTCCACCGGCTCCTCGCACAGGCGATGGACGAGATCGGCGGGCGCGTGGCGCGAGTCCGACAGGACCGCGCAGGCGAAGCGGCGCGCTTCGATGGAGGTGCGGTCGATGAGCGGCAAAGTGAGCTGGGCGAGCTGCGCGATCTCGCGCCGCGACGGCCGCGTGAGCGACGTGAAGGCCGAAACCGCGGCGCGGAACAGCCGGTCCGACTTGCCGCTCTCGGTGCGAATCGCGATCTCCCGGAAAACCGATGACACAGCTACGCCTGACGCCTGACACGAACGCTGCGCCGGCCGTCGGGCAAGGCGGCATGCCGCCCCATCCCCTCCGGCGCTTCCAACCGACAGCATTAGCGGCAATGTGTTAGCGAGCTGTTAACCCTGTGGGCGGCAGTGTGACGGCGCATCGTTCGTAAGCGTACCCGCGTTCATCGACCAGGGATCGCCGGAGCCATGACCAACATCCTGACCTTCATGCCGGCCAGCGCGTCATCGCGCGGCACGCGCCCGCGGCCGCAGGGACCGGCCGCCATCGTCATCTTCCCGGGCGTTCGCTACGAGCGCGTGGCGCCGCTGCCACCCGCGCGCGGCGCGCGGCAGGACGGCCGTGCGGCAGCACGCAAGGGGACGGGCGAGCCGGGCTGAACGCGCCTCGTCGGCGAAACGGTCAGTCCTCGTCCTCGTCGTCGGTGCGGGTGCGCTTCAGCGAGGTGAGCTTGGCGAAGACGGCGCTCGCGTCGAGTTCCTTCTCGCCCTCCGGCTCGGCGGGCCGCCGCACCTCGAGCGTCTCGGTCATCGAGGCAGGCAGCAGCGTGTCGCCCGCCGGCGCCTGCGGCGGAAGCCCGCGCGAGGCGCGCTGCACTTCGAGGTCGAGGTCGATCTGCGAGCAGAGGCCGAGCGTCACCGGATCCATCGGCGCGAGGTTGGCCGAGTTCCAGTGCTTGCGCTCGCGGATCTGCTCGATGGTCGACTTGGTGGTGCCGACGAGGCGCGAGATCTGCGCGTCCTTCAGTTCGGGATGGTTGCGGACCAGCCACAGAATGGCGTTCGGCCGGTCTTGGCGCTTCGACAGCGGCGTGTAGCGCGGGCCCTTCCGCTTCGATTCGGGGATGCGGACCTTCGGCTCCGACAGCCGCGGCCGGTAGTTCGGATCGGCCTCCGCCTTGGCGATCTCCTCGCGCGTCAGCTGTC
The nucleotide sequence above comes from Aquibium microcysteis. Encoded proteins:
- a CDS encoding PIN domain-containing protein, producing MTRYLPDTNIISNVVKPQPSPFLLEWMAARQDADLFIASLTVAEIRRGILDLPHGRRRDALDAWFSGPDGPQALFSGRILSFDEGAALAWAGLMAEGRASGRPRSALDMVLAATAQANGCLMVTDNERDFAGLPIVNPLRPEG
- a CDS encoding ABC transporter substrate-binding protein — its product is MKTILKAFVAGVALLGAATGASAVEGSLTLYTSQPNNDAQQTVDAFMAKHPGVTVTFVRDGTTKLMARLQAELDAGASPADLLLIADSVTMEDMAKAGRLMAYPDADVAAYDPTIQDPERMWFPTKLITTGIVYNTAAPMKPTSWNDLLKEEARGQVAMPSPLTSGAALIHTQALVANLAEGWDYYKQLAENGAQASGGNGGVLQAVAGGEKLYGMIVEFMPIREKAKGAPVEFVFPTEGVSAISEPVAIMAGTKNAEAAKAFVDFLISREGQEMAAAQGYMPAHPDVAVPAGFPARADVAILPLDPAKALESAEADKATFAGLFGQN
- a CDS encoding ABC transporter permease codes for the protein MSALVVAAVLVFCLLPVVQLVLAAGSVLVSDPAAAIGLLTGAPVMRATGNSLIVAAGSTLLALALGGAVALVLATMALPTRRALAFLFVLSLMVSPQVSALAFKTLAGPSSPILGALGLAPPPGTANPMLGFGGIILVMGLHHAPLVAIVLASGLVRVPMALVEAARLDGARPPAIVAEVVLPVIRPHVLSAVLLAFVAGVGNFGIPALLGLPVGVTTLPTMVYRQLASFGRGAIDDAALVSLLIALIAGVAVLASTWATTRRGVRTDMERGLEPFVHRRVATLCAAVLLWLVLAATILLPLASLAAKSLVPAYGVALRWDTLTFAQYTRTMWDQTLIRRAFVNSLTYAGGAALLLAALSLLAAYALDRRLAFARMAILPVVEMPYALPGVVVAIACILLFVHPLPVVGLSIYGTGFIIVFAYLASFLAVALKPVLAAVSSLERDVEEAALIDGAGLGRRLATIILPIMLPAVVAGGLMAFLLAFNELTISALLWSAGTETLGVALLNLEDAGLGAEAAALATVATAIVAALMLALEAMGRRFPDDALPWRQLCGGGR
- a CDS encoding TerC family protein, which translates into the protein MEILLVLFLGKPLWMWLLFLGLVMALLAFDLGVLHKDDHEIGVAESLRLSAMYIVLGLSFSAFIWWQMDATATAQYLTAFVVEKTLAMDNIFVIALIFSFFAIPREYQHRVLFWGILGVIVLRGIMIGLGATIVDQYHWVLYLFAAFLIFTGIKMLFVADKEHKIEENGLIRFLKRRLRVTEDLHGHDFFVKKPDPATGRLVRYATPLFLALILIEIADLVFAVDSVPAVFTITTDPYIVYTSNIFAILGLRALYFALAAILHRFAYLKYALSVLLVFIGSKIFVADLMGWEKFPPEWSLGITFAILGAGVAFSLWKTGAAMPVEAQPEPAAPVHGHGKVLTAAEEGRGRP
- a CDS encoding DUF6635 family protein — translated: MTVRDGVEGVKAPDRWSADDARARVPAFVGRTFLWPGTVRLHRAALGPDVVRTPANVFLSPVLVLVRLTGWTCAALRFERAAGWLRSRRILLRTDVSARLETAILQNLLGIGTSQHAVDIRRHGLAPAILAAPELAATFDGLPEPQEARLRADRIAEAIAEYSGTRSAVAELTTALLTLIAGAALFHALTPGMISIAPGVAEALARSTAVAAFPLGEMLGGLWYGVFPARTDPWLVAASLACLMSLGALVTTFAGLLADPLQALLGIHRRRLLRLIDTVEAELCGAGGRPFVAREHFMARVFDLWDAALSLVKALKG
- a CDS encoding TIGR00645 family protein, translating into MKSMELLVERLILSARWILVVFYVGLAVALGIYAVSFLYKLSKVALEVFVLDEAEMILAMLGLIDAALVASLIVMVMISGYENFVSRFDGAENGEISWLGKLDAGSLKIKVASSIVAISSIHLLQIFLNTQQYTTAQLMWATLMHLAFVASALLLGFLEQIMNRLKG
- a CDS encoding DUF1491 family protein, which encodes MPRLTSDFFVSALTRRVFNAGGFAAVMRKGAAEAGAVFLVFRGRDGTSRLVGPAPQTDYAEEGGSGRRFSVVAEGLDDEALAGRIEREARFDGDVWFVELDTATPAGELVELVAD
- a CDS encoding DUF2336 domain-containing protein; the protein is MSSVFREIAIRTESGKSDRLFRAAVSAFTSLTRPSRREIAQLAQLTLPLIDRTSIEARRFACAVLSDSRHAPADLVHRLCEEPVEICAPLLIRSPLLSNADLVRIIGTRGAAHARVIARRGDLHPAIAALVHALVRAAGQDEAARNESVAPPSPAAPGTPAAVRPARPAMPPAAVPAAPAAARGQAAPAATVARPATPAAPPAMPAAAAAPAASVAASAGESPVLGLLDQAGTGSAPGSAASLLPEAVRDAAEAVRRELRAIMAGQRPRRTSTPRSAERLAHEDDYQRLKATLLSGSALAFRDALAQALGIGAETARSIAASRSYDDLIAAFRHIDLSEEEAFLLVCAACPERFSRTSAIRLFLERYRAFPAAAATGIVLAWRTDRLSPRSTPVRAGGQASVHPLPPRGDVRAS
- a CDS encoding DUF1013 domain-containing protein, coding for MANQLLMPKATAVWLVDNTAMSFDQIAFFCHLHPLEVRAIADGESAQGIKGQDPVMTGQLTREEIAKAEADPNYRPRLSEPKVRIPESKRKGPRYTPLSKRQDRPNAILWLVRNHPELKDAQISRLVGTTKSTIEQIRERKHWNSANLAPMDPVTLGLCSQIDLDLEVQRASRGLPPQAPAGDTLLPASMTETLEVRRPAEPEGEKELDASAVFAKLTSLKRTRTDDEDED